A region from the uncultured Macellibacteroides sp. genome encodes:
- a CDS encoding FKBP-type peptidyl-prolyl cis-trans isomerase, with translation MDKVSYALGLSIGNNFQNSGINNLQIEDFVKGLKDVLENATPEIGYDEAKEVINDFFMKLQNEKLEINQKAGEEFLKINKHKAGVVELPSGLQYEVLKNGNGAKPSASDTVKCHYHGTLINGTVFDSSVERGMPAEFGVSQVIPGWVEALQLMEVGSKWRLFIPSDLAYGQHGAGEAIEPNSTLVFDVELLDIVK, from the coding sequence ATGGATAAAGTTAGTTATGCACTTGGTCTAAGTATCGGGAATAATTTCCAGAACTCAGGTATCAATAATCTTCAGATCGAAGACTTTGTAAAAGGATTGAAAGATGTACTTGAAAATGCAACGCCGGAAATCGGCTACGATGAAGCTAAAGAGGTTATCAATGACTTTTTTATGAAGTTGCAGAATGAGAAACTTGAAATCAATCAGAAGGCTGGGGAAGAGTTTCTTAAAATAAACAAACACAAAGCCGGTGTAGTTGAATTGCCTAGCGGTTTGCAGTACGAAGTCCTTAAAAATGGAAATGGAGCAAAACCTTCTGCTTCAGATACTGTAAAATGTCATTACCATGGAACCCTTATAAACGGAACTGTATTTGATAGTTCGGTTGAAAGAGGTATGCCTGCCGAGTTTGGTGTTTCCCAGGTAATCCCGGGTTGGGTAGAAGCATTGCAGCTGATGGAAGTAGGATCCAAATGGAGACTATTTATCCCTTCAGATCTGGCATACGGACAGCACGGTGCAGGCGAAGCTATCGAACCAAACAGTACGTTGGTCTTTGATGTTGAATTATTGGATATTGTAAAGTAA
- the xseB gene encoding exodeoxyribonuclease VII small subunit, which produces MEHKEESYNEAIEKLRLIVEEIEQGELEVDLLSEKVKEATRLIKLCKDKLYKADQEVKKVLEELD; this is translated from the coding sequence ATGGAACATAAAGAAGAGTCATATAATGAAGCTATCGAGAAGCTCCGGCTGATTGTAGAAGAAATTGAGCAGGGAGAACTGGAAGTGGATCTCCTTTCTGAAAAGGTAAAGGAGGCAACGCGGTTAATCAAGTTATGTAAGGATAAACTCTACAAAGCTGATCAGGAAGTTAAAAAAGTACTTGAAGAGTTAGACTAG
- the xseA gene encoding exodeoxyribonuclease VII large subunit, with product MFPNDDMSSVRQEISLLELNNRVKGVLQQAFPATYWVRAEMSDVRQNVSSGHCYLEFIEKHPSTGKLLAKVRGSIWAKTFHMLKPYFESETGQAFASGLKVLVKVTVEFHELYGYSLTVVDIDPAYTLGDMVRRRLEIVRQLQEEGVFTLNKELPFPILPQRIAIITSPTAAGYEDFLLQLTNNKAGYIFYTRLFPSVMQGDKTEESVISALDKVYEQVGNFDVVVIIRGGGSTSDLHSFDSYLLAANCAQFPLPIITGIGHERDDTVIDMVAHTRAKTPTAVAEFLIGRLDEAAGLLDDLKNKCSKRALEVLNERRSSLQLLMATLPALAGGKIERSQMLLQHLGMKLPALANTLLERKRGSLIRMGIALPGLAVQTIDRKRTVLDKSENALRQVTSELLSLRRHSLQLNEQFITLASPEHIMQRGYSMILKDGCIVKRASDMQSGDLVTIRFADGDKDSRIL from the coding sequence ATGTTTCCGAACGATGACATGTCAAGTGTTAGGCAGGAAATTTCGTTACTCGAACTAAATAATCGGGTTAAAGGAGTCCTTCAGCAAGCTTTCCCTGCTACGTATTGGGTGCGGGCAGAGATGAGCGATGTCAGGCAAAACGTATCCTCCGGTCATTGTTATCTTGAATTTATTGAGAAACATCCGTCAACCGGAAAATTGCTTGCCAAGGTCCGGGGTTCTATCTGGGCGAAGACTTTTCATATGCTTAAGCCTTACTTTGAGAGCGAAACAGGACAGGCGTTTGCTTCGGGATTAAAAGTGCTGGTTAAAGTTACAGTCGAGTTTCATGAATTGTATGGTTACAGCTTAACTGTAGTTGATATAGATCCGGCTTATACGTTGGGCGATATGGTACGAAGACGCCTTGAGATTGTTCGTCAGCTACAGGAAGAAGGGGTGTTTACGCTGAATAAAGAATTGCCATTTCCAATATTGCCCCAGCGTATTGCAATTATAACGTCTCCTACGGCTGCCGGCTATGAGGATTTTTTACTACAGCTTACCAATAATAAGGCTGGCTATATTTTCTATACAAGGTTGTTTCCTTCTGTAATGCAGGGAGATAAAACGGAAGAATCTGTTATCTCTGCACTGGATAAGGTGTATGAGCAGGTTGGCAATTTTGATGTAGTGGTGATTATTCGGGGTGGTGGTTCCACATCCGATTTACATAGTTTTGATTCGTATTTACTGGCTGCAAATTGTGCTCAGTTTCCTTTACCAATTATTACTGGGATAGGACACGAGCGAGATGATACTGTAATTGATATGGTGGCACATACGCGGGCGAAAACTCCTACGGCTGTGGCAGAGTTTCTTATCGGACGATTGGATGAGGCAGCTGGTTTATTGGACGATTTGAAGAATAAATGCAGTAAACGGGCTTTGGAAGTTTTGAATGAACGTCGCTCATCGCTGCAGTTGCTTATGGCTACCCTGCCTGCTTTAGCCGGGGGAAAGATAGAAAGAAGCCAGATGTTGTTACAGCATTTGGGAATGAAATTGCCTGCATTGGCAAATACTTTGTTGGAACGAAAGAGAGGTTCTTTGATACGAATGGGAATTGCCTTACCCGGACTAGCTGTGCAAACGATTGATCGAAAACGGACGGTTTTGGATAAATCAGAAAATGCTCTTCGTCAGGTAACTTCCGAATTGCTTTCGCTACGCAGACATTCCTTACAGCTTAACGAACAGTTTATTACACTTGCCTCTCCGGAACATATTATGCAAAGGGGATATAGCATGATCTTAAAAGATGGATGCATTGTGAAAAGAGCGTCCGATATGCAGTCGGGCGATTTAGTTACAATACGGTTTGCTGACGGAGACAAAGATAGCCGCATACTTTAA
- a CDS encoding Lrp/AsnC ligand binding domain-containing protein, with the protein MEKIDKLDRQILNIISKNARIPFKDVAEECGVSRAAIHQRVQRMIDMNVIVGSGYHINPKILGYNTCTYIGVKLEKGSMYKDVVPEFEKIPEVVECHFTTGPYTMLIKLYARDNEHLMELLNTKIQEIEGVTATETLISLRQSVKREIPICNAL; encoded by the coding sequence ATGGAGAAGATCGACAAACTGGACCGGCAGATTCTGAACATTATATCTAAGAATGCCAGGATTCCTTTCAAGGATGTTGCTGAAGAATGTGGCGTTTCTCGTGCAGCCATTCACCAACGCGTACAACGTATGATTGATATGAATGTAATTGTTGGATCAGGGTATCACATCAATCCGAAAATATTAGGGTATAATACATGTACATATATCGGAGTGAAGCTGGAAAAAGGTTCAATGTATAAGGACGTGGTTCCCGAATTCGAGAAGATTCCGGAAGTTGTAGAATGTCATTTTACTACTGGTCCTTACACAATGCTTATCAAATTGTATGCTCGGGACAACGAACACCTGATGGAACTTCTTAATACAAAGATTCAGGAGATTGAAGGTGTAACGGCTACCGAAACACTTATATCCCTTCGTCAGAGTGTTAAGCGTGAAATACCAATTTGTAATGCTCTTTAA
- a CDS encoding FKBP-type peptidyl-prolyl cis-trans isomerase, which yields MKKASVFVAAMAVAVGVSATSCDSKKSANLKSAIDSASYAIGVSTGAGYKENLKTLPDSANVDALIAGFTEALKGQKTSMTPEAAQAFLQTYFMEASAKQATKAKEEGDKFLAENKTKEGVITTESGLQYKVITEGKGVKPTATDKVKVHYKGTLLDGKVFDSSIERGEPAEFGVGQVIKGWTEGLLLMPVGSKYTFWVPSELAYGERGAGQDIKPNSVLVFEVELLEIVK from the coding sequence ATGAAAAAAGCAAGTGTTTTTGTTGCTGCTATGGCTGTTGCTGTAGGCGTTTCTGCTACTTCTTGTGATTCAAAGAAGAGCGCAAATTTAAAAAGTGCTATCGATAGCGCAAGTTATGCTATCGGTGTTAGCACAGGTGCAGGTTACAAAGAAAACCTGAAAACATTACCTGATAGTGCAAATGTTGACGCTTTAATCGCTGGTTTTACCGAAGCGCTTAAGGGTCAGAAAACAAGCATGACTCCCGAAGCTGCTCAGGCTTTCTTGCAGACTTATTTCATGGAAGCTTCTGCTAAACAAGCTACAAAAGCAAAAGAAGAAGGAGATAAGTTCCTTGCCGAAAACAAAACAAAGGAAGGCGTTATTACTACAGAAAGTGGCTTGCAATATAAGGTGATCACTGAAGGAAAAGGTGTAAAGCCCACTGCCACAGATAAAGTAAAAGTTCACTACAAGGGTACTTTGCTTGATGGAAAAGTATTTGACAGCTCAATCGAAAGAGGCGAACCAGCTGAATTCGGTGTTGGTCAGGTTATCAAAGGTTGGACTGAAGGTTTGCTGCTTATGCCTGTAGGTTCAAAATATACATTCTGGGTTCCTTCTGAACTTGCTTATGGCGAAAGAGGTGCAGGTCAGGATATTAAACCTAATTCGGTACTCGTATTTGAAGTTGAATTGCTTGAGATCGTAAAGTAA
- a CDS encoding S8 family serine peptidase, protein MFNSLRNICVLGTFGLLLSFFSNGSESYKFRVYLKDKGDAGCSIERPEEFLSREALDRRIQRRVPVTAADFPISNAYIDSLTSTGAEAVTQSRWMSTVVMNSSDSSVVEKLKALSMVDSVKWVWKGENLYLQSFQQDTTTFYPSEFPLENLYGHADDQIRMLNGIKLHEAGFRGKGMRVAVIDAGFQNVNRISVFDSLNLLGTKNIVSPEQSVYESDDHGTKVLSCMAANSPGLMVGTAPDASYWLIKSEDNRSEFPIEEDYWVAAVEFADSVGVDVITSSLGYFTFDTEEAVYTQGSLDGKTALISKAAAMAADKGILLFSSAGNEGTSSWGKITFPGDADEIVTVGAVTDDKKKSTFSSVGFTADYRVKPDVVALGSGCSVVDASGNITYANGTSFSTPILAGISVCLWQAVPDLSPREMIEALQQAGHLSNHPDAELGYGLPDLYKAYKSQCKHVSER, encoded by the coding sequence ATGTTTAATTCCCTGCGAAATATATGTGTGCTTGGCACATTTGGATTGTTACTTTCTTTTTTCTCTAATGGAAGCGAATCTTATAAGTTTCGGGTTTACCTGAAAGATAAAGGGGATGCTGGTTGCAGTATTGAACGACCAGAGGAGTTTCTGTCCAGAGAAGCACTTGACAGACGTATTCAGCGTAGAGTCCCGGTAACAGCTGCCGATTTTCCTATTTCGAATGCTTATATTGATAGCCTTACTTCTACAGGAGCCGAGGCGGTTACTCAAAGCCGTTGGATGTCTACGGTGGTTATGAATTCTTCTGATAGCTCTGTTGTTGAGAAGCTGAAAGCTCTCTCGATGGTCGATTCCGTAAAATGGGTATGGAAAGGAGAAAATCTTTATTTGCAAAGTTTTCAACAGGATACAACTACATTTTATCCTTCGGAGTTTCCCCTTGAAAATTTATACGGACATGCCGATGATCAGATTAGAATGCTAAACGGAATCAAGCTTCATGAAGCTGGTTTTCGGGGAAAAGGAATGCGTGTGGCGGTTATCGATGCAGGCTTCCAAAATGTTAACCGCATCTCTGTTTTTGATTCGCTGAACTTGTTGGGAACTAAAAATATTGTGTCGCCCGAACAAAGTGTATACGAGAGCGACGACCATGGTACAAAAGTGCTTTCTTGTATGGCTGCCAATAGTCCGGGATTAATGGTCGGAACGGCTCCTGACGCATCGTATTGGCTGATTAAAAGCGAAGATAACCGTTCTGAGTTTCCGATTGAAGAGGATTATTGGGTAGCAGCTGTTGAGTTTGCTGATAGTGTAGGGGTCGACGTTATAACTTCTTCACTTGGTTATTTTACGTTCGATACAGAGGAAGCTGTATATACTCAGGGCTCGCTTGACGGAAAAACGGCTCTGATAAGTAAAGCGGCCGCAATGGCTGCCGATAAAGGTATTCTGCTTTTTAGTAGTGCCGGAAATGAAGGAACGAGCTCGTGGGGGAAGATTACTTTTCCAGGTGATGCCGACGAAATAGTTACGGTTGGGGCCGTAACAGACGATAAAAAGAAAAGTACATTTAGTTCTGTAGGATTTACTGCCGATTACAGGGTAAAACCAGATGTGGTTGCTTTAGGTAGCGGATGCAGTGTGGTAGATGCTTCAGGAAATATTACTTATGCCAACGGAACATCTTTTTCTACTCCTATATTGGCTGGCATATCTGTTTGTCTATGGCAGGCTGTACCCGATCTTTCTCCTCGTGAGATGATTGAGGCCCTTCAGCAGGCAGGTCACTTAAGCAACCATCCGGATGCGGAGTTAGGATATGGATTGCCCGATCTCTATAAAGCCTATAAATCTCAATGTAAGCATGTTTCCGAACGATGA